The following proteins come from a genomic window of Cervus canadensis isolate Bull #8, Minnesota chromosome 3, ASM1932006v1, whole genome shotgun sequence:
- the LRRC17 gene encoding leucine-rich repeat-containing protein 17, whose amino-acid sequence MRVVTVVILLFFCKVAEPRKASPGGARNRVNHGRAGGSRKNSNPVKRYAPGLPCEVYTYLHEKYIDCQERKLVYVLPDWPQDLLHMLLARNKIRILKNSMFSKFKKLKSLDLQQNEISKIESEAFFGLNKLTTLLLQHNQIKVLTEEVFIYTPLLSYLRLYDNPWRCTCEMETLISMLQIPRNRNLGNYAKCESPQELKNKKLKQIKSEQLCNEEENEQLVPKPHLSGKPPVIKTEVDSSLCHNYVFPIQTLDCRRKELKKVPNNIPPDIVKLDLSHNKINQLRPKEFEDVHELKKLNLSSNGIQFIDPAAFLGLTHLEELDLSNNSLQNFDYGVLEDLYFLKLLWLRENPWRCDYNIHYLYYWLKHHYNVHYNGLECKMPEEYKGWFVGKYVRSYYEECPKDKLPAYPETFDQDMEDDEWEKVHKDHTAKKQSVRITIVG is encoded by the exons ATGCGGGTGGTGACCGTCGTAATCCTACTTTTCTTTTGTAAAGTCGCTGAGCCCCGCAAGGCAAGCCCTGGGGGTGCAAGAAACCGGGTGAACCATGGCCGGGCTGGTGGGAGCCGGAAAAACTCCAACCCGGTCAAACGCTATGCACCAGGCCTCCCCTGTGAAGTGTACACGTACCTTCACGAGAAATACATAGATTGTCAAGAAAGAAAACTAGTTTATGTGCTGCCCGACTGGCCTCAGGATTTGCTGCACATGCTGTTAGCAAGAAACAAAATCCGCATACTGAAGAACAGCATGTTTTCCaagtttaaaaagctgaaaagctTGGATCTGCAACAGAATGAGATCTCTAAAATTGAGAGTGAGGCTTTCTTCGGTTTAAATAAACTCACCACTCTCTTACTGCAGCACAACCAGATCAAAGTCTTGACAGAGGAAGTGTTCATTTATACACCTCTCCTGAGCTACCTGCGTCTTTATGACAACCCCTGGCGTTGTACTTGTGAGATGGAAACGCTTATTTCAATGCTGCAGATTCCAAGGAACCGGAATTTGGGGAACTATGCCAAGTGTGAAAGCCcacaagaactgaaaaataaaaaactgaagcaGATAAAATCTGAACAGTTAtgtaatgaagaagaaaatgaacaattGGTTCCGAAACCCCATTTGTCAGGAAAACCCCCAGTCATCAAGACTGAGGTGGACTCTTCCCTTTGCCACAACTACGTATTTCCCATACAGACACTGGACTGCAGAAGAAAAG AGTTGAAGAAAGTCCCAAACAACATTCCTCCAGATATTGTTAAACTTGACTTGTCACACAATAAAATCAACCAACTTCGACCCAAGGAGTTTGAAGATGTTCACGAGTTAAAGAAATTAAACCTCAGCAGCAATGGCATTCAATTCATAGATCCTG CTGCTTTTTTAGGACTCACACATTTAGAAGAGTTAGATTTATCAAACAACAGTCTGCAAAACTTTGACTATGGTGTGTTAGAAGACTTGTATTTTTTGAAACTCTTGTGGCTCAGAGAAAACCCTTGGAGATGTGATTACAACATCCACTACCTCTACTACTGGCTAAAGCATCACTACAACGTGCATTATAatggcctggaatgcaaaatgcCTGAAGAATACAAAGGGTGGTTTGTAGGAAAATATGTTCGGAGTTACTATGAAGAATGCCCCAAAGACAAATTACCAGCATACCCTGAAACATTTGACCAAGATATGGAAGATGATGAATGGGAAAAAGTACATAAGGATCACACAGCAAAGAAGCAAAGTGTAAGAATCACTATTGTGGGATAA